The DNA sequence AAGCCTACCGCGCTGCCTATCAGGAAGTGCTGAAAATTCGTAAGGCCTATAAAAACCATGGTTGGGATAATGGGGTGGGTTCCTCGGGCACCATGACCAGCATTGAAAAGCTGATTATTGACAAGGGCTGGGCCGAAGAAGGTATCAGTGCGGCCAATCTGGGGCGTTTGAAGAAGTTGCTGTTGCAATATAAGGACATCAATTCACTGTCTGAATTATCGGGTTTGAGCGAGCGCCGGCGTGGGGTGATTGTTTCGGGTGTTGCCATCACCTGTGCCATTTTCGACGCATTGAATATTCAGCAGATAAATACCTCCAGTGGCGCTCTCAGGGAGGGGGTCATCTATGAAATCATGGGCCGGTTTGAACACGAGGATGTTCGGGAGCGCAGCGTGATGGCGCTGATGTTGCGATCGGAGGCAGATCAGCAAAATGCGGATCAGGTGGAGTCCATGGCCACCCTGCTATTCGATGCCGTGGCCGATGACTGGCAGTTGGACGAGTCTGACCGGGCGCTGCTGTGCTGGGCGGCCAGATTGCATGAAGTGGGTTTGAGTATTGCGCACAGTCAGTTCCACAAACATGGGCAATACCTTATAGAGCATTCTGATCTGGCAGGTTTCAGTAAACAGATGCAGCGGGAACTGGCACTTCTGGTTCGTAGTCACCGGCAAAAGTTTCCGGCGGGTGAATTTGTCAGTTACGAAGCAGGGCAGCGCATCCGCTTAAAGCGTCTCTGTATTCTGATGCGATTGGCCGCGCTGTTTAAGTATGTGACACCTGTGGAGGGCAAACCGATGTTTGTCATGAAGGTGAAGGGGTCAGAAGTCACGCTGTTCTTTGATGCCGATTGGCTACAGCGCCACCCGCTGACCAGCGCAGCACTGACATCGGAGCAACGGTATCTGAAGAAAATCGGTTTTCAGCTGAAGTTCAGCAGTCGTTGAGCTAATCTGCCAGCTTGTCCAGCAATTCCTGTTGGGCGGCATAGCGGGTGGCCCCTTGAGCGGGGTGGTTGAGCAGATATTGCCCGTCGGGCTGGAGCACCCAGCTCTGGCAATTGTCGGTGAGATAGCTTTGCAGTTCGTTGCGTATTCTGGCCTGTAACCGGCCGCTCAGGATGGGGAAACAGATTTCTACCCGATGCATCAGATTGCGCTCCATTGCATCGGCGCTGGCACAGTAGATATGCGGTGAGGAGTTGAGAAAATAATATACTCGTGAGTGTTCCAGAAATCGTCCGATGATGGAGCGCACCTGGATATTCTCGGATACGCCGGCAATCCCCGGTCGCAGACAACACATCCCACGGACAATCAAATCAATTTTGACCCCGGCATTGCTTGCTTCGTACAGCGAGGTGATGATTTTCGATTCGGTCAGTGCGTTTACCTTGATGATAATATGGGCTTCCTTACCCTGCCGGGCGGCTTCAGCCTCCGCATCTATCAGTCGCACCAGATTTTTTTTCAGTGTAAAAGGGGCGCTGAACAGGGTTTTGATGCGTTCTGCCTTGCCCATCCCCGTGAGCTGCTGGAAGATTTTATGCACATCGCTGCACAGATCCAGGTCTGCCGTCAGCAGACTGTAATCGGTATACAGGCGGGCATTGCCCGAGTGATAGTTGCCTGTACCCAGATGGACATAGCGACGTAACTGGTTGTTTTCCCGGCGGACAATCAGGAGTGCCTTGGCGTGGGTTTTATAGCCAACCACGCCATAGGTGACCACAGCACCTGCCTCCTGCAGGTGGGTTGCCAGTTGCAGGTTTTCCTCTTCATCGAACCGGGCTCTCAGTTCGATGACGACCGTCACTTCTTTACCAGCTCTGGCGGACTCCAGCAGTGCATCGACAATTTCTGAGGAGGCACCGGTGCGATAGAGCGTCATCTTGATCGATAGCACGGCACTGTCTCTGGCGGCCTGGCGCAGCAGATCAATGATCGGGGTAAATGACTGAAACGGATGGTGCAGCAGAATATCCTCTTTTCGCACCATATCCAGAATGCTGTTATCCGACAGTCGCAATGTTCTGGGAATAGAGGGAATCATGGGTGGGAACAGTAGATCAGGACGATTCAGCATCTGCCGCAGTTGCATCATCCGTCCGAGATTCACCGGGCCAGCCACCCGGTAGAGTTCGCCCTCGCTCAGGTTGTACTCCCGCAATAAAAAATTTACCAGTTCGGCCGGACAGTTCTGATCCACTTCCAGCCGCACAGCGCTACCAAAACGTCGCGAGTGCAATTCGCCGCGAAGCGCCCGGGCAATATCTTCCACTTCAGCGGCATTCAGGTCGAGGTCTGCATCGCGGGTGATCCGAAACTGGTAGCAGCCGGTAGCGCTCATGCCATTGAACAGGTCATCAATGTGGGCATGCATCAGTGATGAGAGCAGCACAAAATTGTCGCCATCGACACAGAGTTCATCGGGCAACCTCACCAGTCTCGGCAGCGAGCGTGGTGCCGGCACGATGGCCATACCACTATCCCGCCCAAAGGCATCCTTGCCTTCCAGCGAAACAATAAAATTGAGGCTTTTGTTGACCAGCCGGGGAAATGGATGGGCGGGGTCGAGACCGATGGGACTGATCACGGGCATCACCTGATGACGAAAATAGTCTTCGGCCCAAAGCGCCACCTCCGGACTCCACTGGTGGCGATTGAGCACCCGGATTTTTTCCTGCTCCAGTGCGGGTAACAGTAACTCGTTGAGGATTTGATACTGTCGACTGGTGGCCACTTTACACTGCTCGCTGAGGACCTGGAGGACATCCCTAGGCGGCATGCCATCGACGTTGACGACTTCCCGTGCAAAGCTGATTTGCCGTTTCAGCCCCGCCAGTCGGATTTCAAAAAATTCGTCCATATTGCTGTTGAAAATCATCAGAAACTGGAATCGTTCCAACAGTGGGTAATCTTCATTCAGTGCCTGCTCCAGAACACGCAGATTGAACTGCATCAGGCTTATGTGGCGGTTGATGAAGTGTTTTGCATGGCCAATGTCGATCTGTTCTTCAGACATGCGGGATTCCGGTTTTATAGTTTGATGGGTCAATTCAGTTATATTGTTCATAATAGATACAGTGCAACAAACAAGACAATCACCTATTGTCCCTGTCGTCTGTGACAAATTTTAGACAATCTGTAACAACGGCGTAATTTGTACATCCCAGAAGCGGTTGTCGGGGTCGGTAAAATGTATAGTCGCCGGTGTGTCACTGATGGCAATGTTGAGGCGAGCTAAGGAGTCCCATGTACGATATCGTTAAAGACTATTACGGCAGGGCATTGCAGGGTTCCGAGGATTTGCAGACGGATGCCTGCTGCACGGTTGACAGTGTTCCCGATGCCATCAAGCCGATCATGGCAAAAATACACCCGGAAGTGAGTGGCAAATACTACGGCTGCGGCTTGATTGCCCCGGCGCTGCTGAGTGGTCTCAGGATCCTGGATCTGGGCAGTGGCTCGGGGCAGGATTGCTATGTGCTTTCCGCTTTGGTCGGTGAGACCGGTGAAGTGGTGGGTGTGGATATGACGGACGAACAACTGGCTGTTGCCAACCGTCACATCGAGTTTCACCGGGATGCCTTTGGCTTCAAAAAAGCCAATGTGCGTTTTATCAAAGGCTATCTGGAAAACCTTGATGAGCTGGATCTGGCCGATGCAAGTTTTGACGTGATTGTCTCGAATTGCGTGATTAACCTGTCCCCCGACAAGCGAGCGGTTCTGGCCCAGGCCCATCGGTTATTGAAGCCCGGTGGTGAATTGTATTTTTCCGATGTCTATGCCGATCGGCGGGTTCCTGTCGAGCTGTCAAATGACCCTGTCCTCTACGGTGAGTGTCTGGCCGGGGCACTCTACTGGAACGACTTTCTGCAACTGGCCCGGCAGGTCGGTTTTGCCGATCCGAGACTGGTTGAGGATCGTCCGCTGAGCGTTGGCAATCCTGACATAGTGGAGAAAGTTGGCCCGCTGCGTTTTTACTCGGCAACCTACCGGCTTTTCAAGCTGGAAAATCTCGAACCGGCCTGTGAAGACTACGGCCAGTCAGTGATCTACAAGGGGACTATTCCGGGTTCAGAAAACCATTTTTTACTGGACTGTCATCACCGGATAGAAACGGGAAAAAACTTTCCGGTTTGCGGTAATAGTTACCGGATGTTGAGGGAGACCCGCTTTGCGGAGCATTTTGAATTTCAGGGTGATTTCCACTGTCATCGGGGTATTTTCAAAGGCTGTGGCATTGATTTGCCCTTTGGTAATGATGGCAGTAAAACATCGGGCTGTTGTTGAAAAATTTCTGAAAAAACAGCGAGTTATTCGCTGAAATAGCACAGTACTGTGTTTAAAAACCGGTGACCTTTTTTTGTCGTGACAATATGTGAAGGCGAATTTTCCAGCAAACCTGCAGCAATCAATTTTTCACAAACCCCATTGATTTTATTAAGAGAAATACCGGTTCTCTCTTCAAAATACGGTTTTTCCACACCGTGATTGAGACGCAGGGCATTCATCATGAATTCCAGCGCCAGTTCGTTTTCGGGAATGTTTTTACAGCTGGCAATAAATGAATTTTCCCTGGCCAGATAATCCCCCGGGTTGCGTGTTTTTGCCGTGCGGGTAATGCGCTGCTCATCGGGCAGTGTGATCTTGCCATGCGCCCCGGCACCAATACCCAGATAATCGCCAAATTCCCAATAATTCCTGTTGTGCAGCGCAAATTTTTTCTCGCGACAAAAAGCAGAGACTTCATATTGAAAATAGCCGTTATCCACCAATAATTGATGGCCGCTTTCCTGAATGGTATCGAGCACATCCTCAGCCGGCAGGGTGGGTGGACGGCGATAGAACTCGGTGTTGGGTTCGATGGTCAGTTGGTACCAGGAAATATGCACGGGTGCGAGATCAATGGCCTGTTGCAGGTCAGCTATTGCTTCCGCCCCGGTTTGTGTGGGCAGGCCGTGCATCAGGTCCAGGTTGATATTGTCAAAACCGGCGGATTGGGCCATTGCTACAGCGGCACGGGCATTTTCTGCCGAGTGGATCCGGCCCAGTCTTGTCAAGTGGCGATCATCAAAGCTTTGAATGCCAATTGACAGTCGGTTGACGCCCACGTCACGAAAACCATTGAATTTTGCCTGCTCAAAGGTGCCGGGATTCGCTTCCAGTGTGATTTCAATGGTGTCGTTAAAATCGAAGCGTCGCCGGGCTGCCTGAATAATCCTGCCGATACTCTCGGCGGAAAAAAGGCTTGGTGTTCCCCCGCCAAAAAAAATGGAGGACAGTTTTCTACCCTGTGCATAGGGCAACTCTATCTCCAGCTCGCGGATCAGAGCCTGGACATATTGGTCCTCAGGCAAGTGTCCGTCACTGGCGTGGGAGTTAAAGTCGCAGTATGGGCACTTGCGGATACACCAGGGGATGTGGACGTATAGTGACAGGGGAGGCAGGCTGAGAAGGGTGTCATGCATGGCGCAGATTTTAGCATCTCACCGCGCGGAGGCGGTTTATTTTTCTGTGTTGATGCCCGCAATCAAGCGGTTAGAGCGTCATTGTTCCCGGCAATCCGGTGTTGCCGTCCTGCCAGGCGGGATTACCAGGAATAGGAAAAGGATAGGGAGCCGTACTGATGGGTATTGCGCTGCTGTTCAAATTCACGGGTGCGGAACACCTTTGCGTAGGAGACTTTCCAGCCGGCCACCAGAAAACTGAAGCCCACGGCGGCATCCCCCACCACTGGCCGACGATGGACTCGATGGCTGTCTTCAAAGGTATTGCCGTCGAGAAAAATATCCCTTGCCACCACCCGGGTATCAAAGGACACAAAGGCATGCAAACCACAGATGGGCAGCCGGCAATGGCGTCTATCGCCCCGCCCCGGCGCACTGTTATCACCTCCGGGCCGCAGGGCTGCGGTGCCGAAATCCTCGGGTAACTGCCAGCCAATCCGGTACTCGGCACCAAAATTAAGGTAGGTGGCTACATTGCCGAGGCTGCCACCGGCGTGAACAATGGCGTCCTGCTGGGGCCACTGTTCGGTCAGTTTATAGCGCCGCTTGTGTTCATAGACCAACTGCAGGCCAAGCTCGTTTTCCAGCTGGTGATCCCAGCCCTGAAATTTATCGATATCGCGAACCTCATGAATCAGATCCTGCGTATCTTCTGCCAGGGATGCGGGCCCCACCATGCCCACGTTGAGTTCAAGGGTATCCAACTGTTCCCGGTCGCGGATATGGTAGGCAAACCCGAGGTAGAGGTATCCGGCATAGGGCCTGTCATCTTCGATCAGTGTGGAGATGTCCTTTTCACCCGGGGTAAAGATCAATTGGCCGGCACTGATTACCAGATTGCGCTGCAGGGTCTCCGCATCCTTCAGGCTGTGAAAAAATCGTAGTCGATGGTTTGCTTCCCTGACCCAACCGGGCAGATCAGGGTCTTTAAGGTAGGAGGTGAGATCCTGTGACACACAGGAGAAGCGGATACCGTTGGTGTAGTGTTGGTCTGTTTCACCAAACAGATCATTTTCGAGGTACAGGTTGATGGTGCTGCAAAAGCGTTCGTCATCCCCCTCGGCACTGAGGCCAACGGTGGGAAATAGCACAACAAACAGTATCAGCAGGTATTTCATGGTGAACCCGGCAAAGCTTGGGGTTGATTATGTGCCGTGGTGGGGTGCCCGGGCAATGTCATTGAATAACACCGGGTGCAACGGCAATATGTCAGCCTGAGGAATAAAGAGGATGCGTGGGTGAGTAACAGCAGCAATGAACTGATGAAAGCCCGGCGGTTTCTGCCACTTTTTCTGACCCAGTTTTTCGGTGCCCTTAACGATAATCTGTTTAAAAATGCGCTTCTGGTGATGATCGTCAGTGCTGGTATCGCCGAGGCTGCCAATGTTAACACGGTCGTCAATCTAGCGGCGGGCCTGTTTATCCTGCCTTTCTTCCTGTTTTCTGCCCTCGCCGGCCAATTGGCTGACAAACACGAGAAATCGCTTGTTATCCGGCGTATCAAGCTGGCTGAAATACTGATCATGATGCTTGGCGCGCTGGCTTTCTGGCTCGGGGCTCTCTGGTTGCTGTTGGCAGTCCTGTTTCTGATGGGCGCACAATCCGCTTTTTTTGGACCGGTAAAGTACGCCATTTTACCTCAGCACCTCGGTGAGGACGAATTGCTGGCAGGCAACGCCCGAGTGGGGATGGGAACCTTTGTGGCGATTCTGGTTGGTACGATTGCCGGCAGTTTGCTGGGCGGAACGGCCAGTGCGCATTGGTTGGTGGGTGCTGTTGTAATCTGTGTGGCTGTGACCGGGTGGTACAGCAGTCGGCAAATTCCGCTGGCTGAAGCCCGGGCTCCTTCGCTCAGGATTGACTGGAATACACCTAGGATCAGCTGGCAGCTGATCAGACTGGCCACTGAGAAGCAGACTGTGTTTCTGGCGATTCTGGGTATTTCCTGGTTCTGGATGTTGGGGGCCAGTTATTTGACCCAGATGCCCAACTTCACCATCACCGTGCTGAGGGGCACACCGGGGGTCATTGCCCTGATACTCTCGGCCTTTACCGTTGGTGTGGCTTTGGGGGCAATGCTCTGTGGCCGATTGAGTGGTGCCCAAGTGGAAATTGGCCTGGTACCACTGGGTGCTATCGGCCTCAGTCTGTTTGGCATTGATCTGTATTTTGCCGCCACCGGTTACACCGCCGAAAACCCTGTTGCCGTCGCCGGTTTCATACTCCGTCCCGACGGATTGCGCGTGTTGCTGGATATAGCACTACTCGGACTCTTTGGTGGTCTGTATATCGTGCCACTCTACGCCATGGTGCAGGCGCGCACCGAGCCACAGCTGCGTGCCCGGATTATCGGCAGCAACAATATTCTCAACGCATTTTTTATGGTGTTGGCCAGCCTATTGGGCATTCTGTTTCTCGGCGCGGCAGGTTTCCGCATTGAGGAATTGTTCCTGGTGCTGGCGCTGATGAATATTGCCGTGGCGGTGTTTATTTTTCTGCAGGTGCCCGAGTTCACCATGCGCTTTCTGGTATGGCTGATAGGCCACAGCCTTTACCGGGTAAAACATCGCGGTCTGGATCTGATACCACTGAAAGGCCCCGCCATTCTGGTCTGCAATCATGTCAGTTATGTGGATGCGCTGTTGCTGGCCGGTGCGGTGCGGCGACCGATTTGCTTTGTCATGTATAAACCGATTTACGAGTTACCGGTACTGAATTTTATTTTTCGCACCGGCGGTGCCATTCCGATTTGTTCAAAGGGTGAGGATCCGGCAGCCTATCAACGGGCCATGGAAATGATTGACGGGGCATTGAACAGAGGTCAGTTGCTCTGCCTCTTTCCGGAGGGCAAGCTCACCGAGGATGGCGAGATCGATACCTTTAAAAAAGGCATTGAGCAAATACTGGTCCGTAATCCGGTAAGGGTAGTGCCAATGGCACTACAGGGCCTTTGGAAGAGTTTTTTCAGTCGCAGTCACGGTGGTGCATTCAGAAAGCCGTTTCGACCGGGCTGGCGTCAGGTGGCGGTGATTGCGGGTGCCCCGATACCTGGCGAACAGGCTTCAGCCGAGCGTTTGCAGGCTGAAGTTACTGAATTGCGGGGTGACATAAAATAACTATGGTGGTTAGCTTCGATCCGCTGGCCATCAAGCCTATCAAAGCTAGGAAACAGAAATGGGAAAGTTAAAATTACACTGGCAAATGTTGATTGCGATCCTTGCCGCCGTCGTCATCGGCCTCCTGTTCGATGTGAAAACCACCGTGCTGGGTGTGAGCCTCTACAGTATCTTTGACTTTATCGGGGTGCTGTTTCTTAACGCGCTGAAGATGCTCATTGTGCCCTTGGTGATGTCCTCAATCATCGTGGGTATCGCCGGTCTGGGCGGCAGCGACAATCTCGGGCGGCTAGGTGCCAAGACCATTGGTTTCTACCTTTGCAGCAGCCTGCTGGCAATCTTGGTTGGTTTGTTGCTGGTCAATCTCCTGTCCCCCGGCGTTGTTGACGGTGAGGCAGCGGGTAGCCGGCTCAATCTCAGCGAACCGGAGGCGGTAACTTCCCAGCTGGCAGCTGTCGAGGGCCGGGGTGTCGGAGATATTACCGGAGTATTTCTGCGCATGGTGCCGCCCAATATCGTCAAGGCAGCGTCGGATGGCCAGATGTTGGGGCTGATTTTTTTCAGCCTGCTGTTTGGGGTGTTCATGACTCGCATCAGCAAAGAACCTGCGCAGACCCTGTTGGGTTTCTGGAATGGTGTTTACGAGACCATGATGGAAATTACTCTGTTCATCATGAAATTTGCACCGCTGGGCGTGTTGGGGTTGGTCGCCAAAACCATCCTGGCTACCGGGTTTGATGCTTTCCAGCCTTTGATGATGTTTTTTATTACGGTGGTGCTGGCATTGGCGATTCATACTTTTGTTATCCTTGCACTGGTGCTGCGATTCGCCGGTCTGAACCCGTTGAAGCATTACCGGGCCATGCTGCCGGCCATGCTCACCGCATTTTCAACAGCCTCTTCATCCGGTACGTTGCCGGTGACGATCGAATGTGTAGAAAAAAATGCCGGGGTATCCAATCGCACCAGTGCCTTTGTGCTGCCCCTGGGTGCGACGATCAACATGGATGGCACGGCCCTCTATGAATGCGTTGCCGCTATCTTTATCGCCCAGGCCTATGGTCTGGAGCTCAGTTTTGTCACCCAGTTTACGATTGTGCTGGTGGCGCTGCTGACATCGATTGGGGTGGCGGGGATTCCGTCGGCCAGTCTGGTGGCTATTACGGTGATTCTCGGGGTCATTGGCCTGCCGCTGGAAGCGATCGGCATGTTGCTGGTGACTGACCGTATTCTGGATATGTTGCGAACCTCAGTGAACGTTTTCAGTGATTCCTGTGGCGCAGTGGTCATTGCCAGAAGTGAGGGTGAGCAGGGTTTGCTCGTTTGATTAAAGCCCGGTACATCGCCGGGCTTTTGGCTTCTCCCGTTAGCCGAAGATGCTCTTGATTACATAGAAGAACAGAATCGCCAGCCCGGCGCCGGCGGGCAGGGTCACGAGCCAGGACATGAAAATTGTGCCGACGACGCGCAGATTGAGGGCTGCGATGCCGCGGGCCAACCCGACACCCAGTACGGCACCGACCAACGTGTGCGTCGTGGAGATTGGCAGGCCAGTGCCCGATGCCAGTACCACGGTTGCCGCAGCGCCCAACTCGGCGGCGAAGCCCCGGCTCGGTGTCAGTTCGGTAATTTTTTTCCCCACGGTGCCCATGACTTTGAAACCATAGGTGGCCAGCCCCAGTATGATGCCAATCCCGCCAAGCAACAGAATCCAGCGCGGCATTGCAGCTTGTGCCTCAACAGCCCCCGAGTTGATCACGCTGACGACGGCTGCCAGTGGACCGACCGCATTTGCCACATCATTGGAACCATGGGCAAATGCCATGGCGCAGGCGGTGAAGATCATCAGCACGGCAAAAACCCGTTCCACACTGGCAAACCGGTTGTTTTTTTCCGCTACTTCATCCCGTTTAACCCGTTGCAGTAACAGCGTTCCCAGAGCCATGACCAGTAGGCCAATCACAATGGCAATCAGCGTGCATTGGCCGAAAGAGAGGCTGATACCCATGTCCCGGAAAACATATTTGACGCCTTTGAGCATGGTCACCATGGCAATCAGAAAGCCGACGGCAAACATATAAAAAGGGATAATTTTCTTGGCCCGCATAAACGGGTCGTCCTGGGTCAGGATAAGCTTTTGTACACTGCGAAACAGCATGTAAGAGAGAGCCCCCGCCAGCAATGGTGAGACGACCCAGCTGGCGACGATATTGCCCACCTTGCCCCAATTGACTGAATCCACAGAAATTCCCACTGCTGCAAAGCCAACAATGGCACCCACGATGGAATGCGTGGTCGAGACCGGCCAGCCCATGATGCTGGCCAACATCAGCCAGGTTCCCGCAGCCAGTAAAGCCGACATCATGCCGAATACCAGGAGTTCCGGTGAGTTGGCCAGTACCGACGGATCAATGATGCCTTTGCGTATGGTGTCAGTGACGGCACCGCCCGCGAGATAGGCACCGGCAAACTCAAAGACCATGGCGATGAGTATGGCCTGTTTGACAGTCAGTGCCCTGGAGCCCACCGAGGTGCCCATGGCGTTGGCTACGTCGTTGGCCCCGACTCCCCAGGCCATGAATACGCCAAATACACAGGCGAGGATAATCAATAACTGACCGTGTTCAGCAAGTAGGGTCATTGGTTTGAATTCCCGTTTTCTGGTTTTGGTTACCGGGCGAGAAGCAACTGTAGTTTGCCGCCCACACTCTGAGACAGATCGGCGACTTCGCCAATGATATCGATGACTTGATAAAGAAATATCACGTTGATCGGGGGTAAATCGAGTTCAAGTTTGAACAGATGATGCCGGATAGTCTGCTCGAGGTGATCACTTCTGTCTTCCAGCTTATCCAGGTCGTGGATCAGGTTTTCCACAAAGTCCACTTCCTTGCCGCTGAAACCGACTTCGAGCAGTTCATCGAGCTCATTGATGGCCTTGTGGGCCTGGCGGCAGGCTTCAATGGCCGACCCGACAAATTCGCTCATTTTTTCCTGCAGAGGTTCCGGGATTACCATTTTTCGGCCAAGCATCAGGCCGGCGATATCCTTGGAGCGGTTGGCAATGCGATCCTGCTGGCTGAGCATGTTAAGCAGATCGGTACGATCCATTGGCATAAACAGGCTCTTGGGCAATTGCAGACGAAGTTCCCGCTTCATAACATCGGCCTGATGCTCCAGGTCTGACATTTCGTCAAACACCTTGTCGGCCTGTTGCCAGTTTTCCGCAATCGCTGCAGCCAGAAAATCGGCGAGTTTCTCGGTACAGGAAACCACCACCGTCATATGGGCTTGCAGGGGACTGATGGGGGATTTGCCAAAGAGGTTGGAGAGAGGATTGCTGAAAACCATGAGATGTCCTCTGTTCGTTGTAGGGCGCGAGTATAAGAATCTGTCACATAAATGTCACATTTTTGCTCAAGTAAAATGACGAATGATTCAGTATGAACCTAAACTTGGCTGAAATGATCGGTTTCCCCCAGCCAGCGACGAATAATGGCGGACACCCGGTCGGGACTTTTGGTCAGTAACTTTTCAGCCGTGCGACGGATTTCCG is a window from the Porticoccus hydrocarbonoclasticus MCTG13d genome containing:
- a CDS encoding Ppx/GppA phosphatase family protein, producing MQNSVANGQGKTLAAIDLGSNSFHMIVARVTQNEMRPVERFGGRVQLGAGMKSNRLAPEAMERGLACLARFRQALDTLQPEQVRIVGTNALRAAKNAPLFIRQAEALMGYPVEVISGREEARLIYLGVAHTLADDDNSRLVVDIGGGSTEFIIGQRFEAKLRESLHMGCVTYRDRYFRQGKISPKRFEKAYRAAYQEVLKIRKAYKNHGWDNGVGSSGTMTSIEKLIIDKGWAEEGISAANLGRLKKLLLQYKDINSLSELSGLSERRRGVIVSGVAITCAIFDALNIQQINTSSGALREGVIYEIMGRFEHEDVRERSVMALMLRSEADQQNADQVESMATLLFDAVADDWQLDESDRALLCWAARLHEVGLSIAHSQFHKHGQYLIEHSDLAGFSKQMQRELALLVRSHRQKFPAGEFVSYEAGQRIRLKRLCILMRLAALFKYVTPVEGKPMFVMKVKGSEVTLFFDADWLQRHPLTSAALTSEQRYLKKIGFQLKFSSR
- the ppk1 gene encoding polyphosphate kinase 1 produces the protein MSEEQIDIGHAKHFINRHISLMQFNLRVLEQALNEDYPLLERFQFLMIFNSNMDEFFEIRLAGLKRQISFAREVVNVDGMPPRDVLQVLSEQCKVATSRQYQILNELLLPALEQEKIRVLNRHQWSPEVALWAEDYFRHQVMPVISPIGLDPAHPFPRLVNKSLNFIVSLEGKDAFGRDSGMAIVPAPRSLPRLVRLPDELCVDGDNFVLLSSLMHAHIDDLFNGMSATGCYQFRITRDADLDLNAAEVEDIARALRGELHSRRFGSAVRLEVDQNCPAELVNFLLREYNLSEGELYRVAGPVNLGRMMQLRQMLNRPDLLFPPMIPSIPRTLRLSDNSILDMVRKEDILLHHPFQSFTPIIDLLRQAARDSAVLSIKMTLYRTGASSEIVDALLESARAGKEVTVVIELRARFDEEENLQLATHLQEAGAVVTYGVVGYKTHAKALLIVRRENNQLRRYVHLGTGNYHSGNARLYTDYSLLTADLDLCSDVHKIFQQLTGMGKAERIKTLFSAPFTLKKNLVRLIDAEAEAARQGKEAHIIIKVNALTESKIITSLYEASNAGVKIDLIVRGMCCLRPGIAGVSENIQVRSIIGRFLEHSRVYYFLNSSPHIYCASADAMERNLMHRVEICFPILSGRLQARIRNELQSYLTDNCQSWVLQPDGQYLLNHPAQGATRYAAQQELLDKLAD
- a CDS encoding methyltransferase domain-containing protein → MYDIVKDYYGRALQGSEDLQTDACCTVDSVPDAIKPIMAKIHPEVSGKYYGCGLIAPALLSGLRILDLGSGSGQDCYVLSALVGETGEVVGVDMTDEQLAVANRHIEFHRDAFGFKKANVRFIKGYLENLDELDLADASFDVIVSNCVINLSPDKRAVLAQAHRLLKPGGELYFSDVYADRRVPVELSNDPVLYGECLAGALYWNDFLQLARQVGFADPRLVEDRPLSVGNPDIVEKVGPLRFYSATYRLFKLENLEPACEDYGQSVIYKGTIPGSENHFLLDCHHRIETGKNFPVCGNSYRMLRETRFAEHFEFQGDFHCHRGIFKGCGIDLPFGNDGSKTSGCC
- the hemW gene encoding radical SAM family heme chaperone HemW, which produces MHDTLLSLPPLSLYVHIPWCIRKCPYCDFNSHASDGHLPEDQYVQALIRELEIELPYAQGRKLSSIFFGGGTPSLFSAESIGRIIQAARRRFDFNDTIEITLEANPGTFEQAKFNGFRDVGVNRLSIGIQSFDDRHLTRLGRIHSAENARAAVAMAQSAGFDNINLDLMHGLPTQTGAEAIADLQQAIDLAPVHISWYQLTIEPNTEFYRRPPTLPAEDVLDTIQESGHQLLVDNGYFQYEVSAFCREKKFALHNRNYWEFGDYLGIGAGAHGKITLPDEQRITRTAKTRNPGDYLARENSFIASCKNIPENELALEFMMNALRLNHGVEKPYFEERTGISLNKINGVCEKLIAAGLLENSPSHIVTTKKGHRFLNTVLCYFSE
- a CDS encoding lipid A deacylase LpxR family protein yields the protein MKYLLILFVVLFPTVGLSAEGDDERFCSTINLYLENDLFGETDQHYTNGIRFSCVSQDLTSYLKDPDLPGWVREANHRLRFFHSLKDAETLQRNLVISAGQLIFTPGEKDISTLIEDDRPYAGYLYLGFAYHIRDREQLDTLELNVGMVGPASLAEDTQDLIHEVRDIDKFQGWDHQLENELGLQLVYEHKRRYKLTEQWPQQDAIVHAGGSLGNVATYLNFGAEYRIGWQLPEDFGTAALRPGGDNSAPGRGDRRHCRLPICGLHAFVSFDTRVVARDIFLDGNTFEDSHRVHRRPVVGDAAVGFSFLVAGWKVSYAKVFRTREFEQQRNTHQYGSLSFSYSW
- a CDS encoding MFS transporter; translated protein: MSNSSNELMKARRFLPLFLTQFFGALNDNLFKNALLVMIVSAGIAEAANVNTVVNLAAGLFILPFFLFSALAGQLADKHEKSLVIRRIKLAEILIMMLGALAFWLGALWLLLAVLFLMGAQSAFFGPVKYAILPQHLGEDELLAGNARVGMGTFVAILVGTIAGSLLGGTASAHWLVGAVVICVAVTGWYSSRQIPLAEARAPSLRIDWNTPRISWQLIRLATEKQTVFLAILGISWFWMLGASYLTQMPNFTITVLRGTPGVIALILSAFTVGVALGAMLCGRLSGAQVEIGLVPLGAIGLSLFGIDLYFAATGYTAENPVAVAGFILRPDGLRVLLDIALLGLFGGLYIVPLYAMVQARTEPQLRARIIGSNNILNAFFMVLASLLGILFLGAAGFRIEELFLVLALMNIAVAVFIFLQVPEFTMRFLVWLIGHSLYRVKHRGLDLIPLKGPAILVCNHVSYVDALLLAGAVRRPICFVMYKPIYELPVLNFIFRTGGAIPICSKGEDPAAYQRAMEMIDGALNRGQLLCLFPEGKLTEDGEIDTFKKGIEQILVRNPVRVVPMALQGLWKSFFSRSHGGAFRKPFRPGWRQVAVIAGAPIPGEQASAERLQAEVTELRGDIK
- a CDS encoding dicarboxylate/amino acid:cation symporter, which encodes MGKLKLHWQMLIAILAAVVIGLLFDVKTTVLGVSLYSIFDFIGVLFLNALKMLIVPLVMSSIIVGIAGLGGSDNLGRLGAKTIGFYLCSSLLAILVGLLLVNLLSPGVVDGEAAGSRLNLSEPEAVTSQLAAVEGRGVGDITGVFLRMVPPNIVKAASDGQMLGLIFFSLLFGVFMTRISKEPAQTLLGFWNGVYETMMEITLFIMKFAPLGVLGLVAKTILATGFDAFQPLMMFFITVVLALAIHTFVILALVLRFAGLNPLKHYRAMLPAMLTAFSTASSSGTLPVTIECVEKNAGVSNRTSAFVLPLGATINMDGTALYECVAAIFIAQAYGLELSFVTQFTIVLVALLTSIGVAGIPSASLVAITVILGVIGLPLEAIGMLLVTDRILDMLRTSVNVFSDSCGAVVIARSEGEQGLLV